In Candidatus Electrothrix scaldis, the genomic window GGCTTATGGGTCTTTGTGTAAAGAATTTTTTTGGTTCCACCCTCGCAGCTCCCGACGACTTCTCCTTCACGCGCCGTGCCGTTTTCTGCCTCCTCGCTTTTTACAATCTTTAGCTCATAGGATGTTACGCCCTTTGCTTCTATTTTTGTCGCAATTTCTTCTTTCAGTTCCTCGCAGGGTTTTATAGCAGCATCAACCTGTGCAGAATAACACGTGAGCAATGCGAATAAAAATAACCACCTCATGACCGTCCTCCTTTTTTTTGTGAATACAAGTGG contains:
- a CDS encoding DUF1161 domain-containing protein, whose protein sequence is MRWLFLFALLTCYSAQVDAAIKPCEELKEEIATKIEAKGVTSYELKIVKSEEAENGTAREGEVVGSCEGGTKKILYTKTHKPTEPHTASKALSNHSQLDGV